From a single Drosophila sulfurigaster albostrigata strain 15112-1811.04 chromosome 3, ASM2355843v2, whole genome shotgun sequence genomic region:
- the LOC133840724 gene encoding transcription factor HIVEP3 gives MARRKGSGRGKSTVNSRKNALETSREKLKDESVANTSQASKFDDTMENATTKHYKTTTANSKQYKSNNKVSSTRRATATAAAATAAAATAAATTATTTTTTKKQTYRNSSNSSEIAAKTNSNKVNNKTATITAAAAATVATIAATTAATTTATSTSTRDKLNELPAQVADSNNSSSNHNNNNNSNNNNNNNNNNHHSDNSISENNYEFKGRDKANLSDSKMTLQHVASSAAAAVDTTTNHVVAGNGAAMATGVASSDEATTAATIADWTNTTNLRYLHKKFKRLASTTEAEAVDAVRTTSLSSNSSLSPPPPAATIAAIAATATAAPTVSVPLLNGHEFSASNNSHEESNNNNHNNNNNSSKHVAAAPRTRTPLSISNSNSNNNSNSNYASNATLSPATFAQHQQSTQPTLPTTASAAATTTATIATAAAVQQQQAIATAAAVAATSNSPAEKPGRYVCPYCNMSCAKPSVLQKHIRAHTNERPYPCDTCGIAFKTKSNLYKHCRSRSHASRMRGFDVPANEADGLSDQDGDGELSNSSSELLSVEILSRAESPYDEPMASPTPSPSTLSAAKSAYLQQPPLPQHMQQLPLGSPAAGTLPPPTADTLHSATAQHRQSIDYKPYKPKFHNAALYAPGSSSKEQQVQLQVLQQQQQQHQQHQQHQQQQQQLLQQQQQQQQKLLSQQQQQLQQQQQQPTLTHPTLSPSTQLKLNNHINSHQMQLQLQHQQQQQQQQHLHTQQSLLLAAAANPAALSALPPPPAMPTSVYFLGQPQYFNPATAAMHQQALAFHQMQFQQHLQLQQQQQQQQQQQQQQHSPLLKAPTHQQPAQPQPQPMQQPQMPQPQQLMRSTSQQTPAAAASLPAPATPTPAANLSSFASASGGMQVNVEKVQEHISKLISQNEAIVENKEILLQKKYPKQLNRSRSFNNANNSSSNASSSNSSSNIINNSSSNINNQAQLGETKVNLAQAIVQKQQQQQLQQQQQQQQLLQQQQYQLYMQQQQQQQHMEPVNGLLKRSSSLTPYALKATPTVPPTTNKLQQQLPPPPSPLPLQTLQYRQDPATPVPKLEQQPQQATPNHVQPLNLSAKPKPVAPTKQPAATAATVAATAAASSSPSVPPTAAKSTANAMQQPNNSIIKNLLLNARGLAVPIGEGDDAVYSCPICANEFRSPDELKLHNSTYCQDASSSAPMSPASSPSSKYFRSNSISLSLPELKSHMANSKNPLSLAKLAWSQLKTKPSSLVLSRLSAAQSPARTSTVTASSSSSSSSNHNSSSSNHNSSSSHNVPPSIDASNVALRFVDAPLPSPGPLLGKTPLVDYAAPRKTQDTQVVITKMHEDRVENIIVETPAKRAKLQASNDVASGSGSNNSAFALPATAQLQLFGGNHELQSNNSNLTGNYSAKEERLRRFTSSGGTMIPISECPELNNSPKMIRTPLLSGGSFQEMSPRLADGKERKLSTPSNGFLLNTGAGAASTAPQHFQFPPINSITAFNPLTLPPMSSNSNNPVESNKAIPYVPGIPGPGSLSLLPPPQQLQLPSTGRGRSPNRKQPSPNLLPDAPLKALSPFGGVQNLPSEFSRQPPTPAQRNALQWNSNKAAAAAPTAAAKQPFNFLRMADNVKATPEQAAIAVPEVRHFNFDNVHKTQQQQQQQEALAPLHVDTPEESTSAANNNTSTSTGAKSKFLRPTSLPLKPGTFTPKRHHGITPTANTLPLISPETPRPSKSCVQLYLNGHAYTYLGLKCSTKMFYCTVNCPQPSYVAGMHKLSMYSVWQVCEENQPHPLGFKPKQVMALYDSRQKLLGSSSSMAMAGAGKMLYSVVSSQQTVSTCSTTANGQSKFYQHQLKQAAPAIATLSEANVAAKASEEAAAKKLETGQLLVGGYESHEDYTYIRGRGRGRYVCSECGIRCKKPSMLKKHIRTHTDVRPFTCSHCNFSFKTKGNLTKHMQSKTHFKKCIELGINPGPMPADGEFLDVDVEFDQQSSTSAGGRTSSMAGESDSDDYSDNESESSDTDESKSRQKEHEAARGLLSLSMTPPIPQSVSPYPAQLQDTPVPAASPANSIGSSAGSSSAAGSSQPKRLVCSFTSPKPPFDYQKQEQYYSNPEESKPKRGVPSDESSAPMDLTKPRSAATPIVAAAVVPVATPMEQVLPKSQAQQMRDVIFGAGNNECGFMKTLISVSDKVRISAEMEEQAKRETEGGGDDVLLQTYIKEQALQYAKMKQSQFSRSYLATSNTSSGSITTTSCSSSNTTMVSSSSVSSQPKPALIITELPSIEVHEVKTPEPETPPIMPLKASASEEDEANTPADQEQKPAVVSTAAIVSQPEAQQHAAHNANLPAAVQQPDANDFSGVLSGNNSNNAASAATAPAARTVIVGEDGFKTTTATPTSSSAATELPTAAVSVASGSFAGRVGPPPPPPMASDARPTCSICNKQFQRQHQLTLHMNIHYMERKFKCEPCSISFRTQGHLQKHERSEAHKNKVMMTSTFGVPTTSNPRPFECTDCKIAFRIHGHLAKHLRSKTHVQKLECLQKLPFGTYAEIERAGISLTEIDTSDCDNSLISLKLLAQKLLEKDPNKLSSYTTPSGMLQLGSDAPAAGQDSASEDGFSAANSAAASAIASLDNDSAGNTPQRASSMSEDETLANGLTHSLKRRLPGSSFSSNGDESDNPLEGAEKRARSNTNELNMPSAAAAATATAAAAAAAASN, from the exons ATGAGAGCGTGGCAAACACATCGCAGGCGAGCAAATTTGATGATACTATggaaaatgcaacaacaaagcattacaaaacgacaacagcaaacagtaaACAATACAAGAGCAACAATAAAGTGAGCAGCACACGAcgtgccacagcaacagcagcagccgccacagcagcagcagcaacagcagcggcaacaacagcaacaaccacaacaacaactaagaaGCAAACATATcgcaacagtagcaacagcagcgaaatTGCAGCCAAAACAAACAGTAACAAGGTCAACaataaaacagcaacaatcacagcagcagcagcagcaaccgtcgcaacaattgctgcaacaacagcagcgacaacaacagcaaccagtaCAAGCACACGAGATAAACTCAACGAGTTGCCAGCTCAAGTTgctgacagcaacaacagcagcagcaaccacaacaacaataataacagcaacaataataacaacaacaacaacaacaaccaccacagTGATAATAGTATTAGTGagaataattatgaatttaaggGTAGAGATAAAGCGAACCTAAGTGATAGCAAAATGACGCTACAACATGTGgcaagcagcgcagcagcagctgtggaCACAACCACAAATCATGTGGTTGCCGGCAACGGTGCAGCAATGGCAACCGGCGTTGCCAGCAGCGATGAGGCAACCACAGCGGCAACAATTGCCGATTGGACGAACACAACAAACTTGCGTTATCTGCACAAGAAGTTCAAACGCTTGGCCAGCACCACCGAGGCAGAGGCTGTCGATGCGGTGCGCACCACATCGTTGTCCTCGAACAGTTCCCTATCGCCACCGCCGCCAGCAGCAACCATAGCCGCCATAgcagcaactgcgactgcggcgcCAACAGTGTCAGTGCCATTGCTCAATGGGCATGAATTCagtgccagcaacaacagccatgaggagagcaacaacaacaaccacaacaataacaacaacagcagtaagcatgttgctgctgcgccaAGAACGCGCACACCtctcagcatcagcaacagcaatagcaacaacaatagcaacagcaactatgCCAGCAATGCAACATTGTCGCCAGCAACATTCGCACAGCATCAGCAATCGACACAGCCAACATtaccaacaacagcatcagcagcagcaactacaacggCAACAATTGCCACAGCTGCCGCcgtgcagcaacagcaagctatagcaacagctgcagctgttgctgctacgaGCAATTCACCTGCCGAGAAACCAGGACGCTACGTTTGTCCCTATTGCAACATGAGCTGTGCCAAGCCGTCGGTGTTGCAGAAGCACATTCGTGCCCACACCAACGAACGTCCGTATCCCTGCGACACCTGCGGCATTGCCTTCAAGACCAAGAGCAATCTCTACAAGCATTGTCGCTCCCGTTCCCATGCGTCACGCATGCGCGGCTTCGATGTGCCTGCCAATGAGGCGGATGGTCTGTCGGATCAGGATGGCGATGGCGAactgagcaacagcagctccgAGCTTCTAAGTGTCGAAATT ctgaGCCGTGCAGAGTCGCCCTACGACGAGCCGATGGCGTCGCCAACGCCATCGCCCTCAACGCTATCGGCGGCAAAGAGCGCATACTTGCAACAGCCGCCGTTGCCGCAGCACATGCAACAATTGCCGCTAGGCTCGCCGGCAGCTGGCACGTTGCCACCGCCAACAGCGGATACGTTGCACTCGGCGACGGCGCAGCATCGTCAGTCGATTGATTACAAGCCATACAAGCCCAAGTTTCACAATGCAGCGCTGTATGCgcctggcagcagcagcaaggagcagcaagtgcaactgcaagtgctgcagcagcagcaacagcaacatcagcagcaccaacaacaccagcagcagcagcaacagttactgcaacagcagcagcagcagcaacaaaagttattgtcccagcaacaacagcagctgcagcagcaacaacagcagccaacgtTGACGCATCCGACGCTGTCGCCGAGCACACAGCTAAAGCTGAACAATCACATCAATTCGCATCagatgcaactgcagctgcagcatcagcagcaacaacagcagcagcaacatctgcACACACAGCAATCATTGCTGCTGGCAGCCGCCGCCAACCCGGCGGCATTAAGTGCAttgccgccaccgccagcgATGCCCACGAGTGTTTACTTCTTGGGGCAGCCGCAATATTTCAAtccagcaacggcagcaatgCATCAACAGGCGCTTGCCTTTCACCAAATGCAGTTCCAGCAGCACTTGCAgttacaacagcagcagcagcaacaacaacagcagcagcagcaacaacattctCCGCTGTTGAAGGCGCCTACGCATCAGCAGCCAGCGCAGCCACAACCGCAGCCCATGCAACAGCCACAaatgccacagccacagcag CTGATGCGTTCAACCAGTCAACAGAcgcctgcagcagcagcatcattgCCGGcacctgccacgcccacgcctgCAGCCAATCTGAGCAGTTTTGCCAGCGCGAGCGGAGGCATGCAAGTG AATGTGGAAAAGGTACAGGAGCACATCTCGAAATTGATCTCACAGAACGAGGCTATAGTGGAGAACAAGGAGATTTTGCTGCAGAAGAAGTATCCCAAGCAGCTGAATCGTTCGCGCAGCTtcaacaatgccaacaacagcagcagcaatgccagcagtagcaacagcagcagcaacatcatcaacaacagcagcagtaataTCAACAATCAAGCGCAGTTGGGCGAGACGAAAGTGAATCTAGCACAGGCCATAGtgcaaaaacagcagcaacagcagctgcaacaacaacagcagcagcaacagttgctgcaacagcagcaataccAATTGtacatgcagcagcaacaacagcagcagcacatggAACCTGTGAATGGTTTGCTGAAGCGCAGCAGCTCCCTCACACCCTATGCGCTTAAGGCCACACCCACAGTGCCGCCCACGACCAAcaagctgcagcaacagttgccaccgccaccgtcGCCATTGCCGCTGCAAACGCTGCAATATCGTCAGGATCCAGCGACGCCGGTGCCCAAGTtggagcagcagccacagcaggcAACGCCGAATCATGTGCAGCCACTGAATCTATCCGCCAAACCCAAACCTGTGGCGCCCACTAAGCAaccagcggcaacagcagcaactgttgcagccaccgcagcagcatcatcatcgccaAGTGTGCCGCCAACTGCAGCGAAGAGCACCGCAAATGCCATGCAACAGccaaacaattcaattatcaAGAATCTGCTGCTGAATGCACGTGGCTTGGCGGTGCCAATTGGCGAGGGCGACGATGCCGTCTACTCGTGTCCCATTTGTGCCAACGAATTTCGCAGCCCCGACGAACTGAAGCTCCACAACAGCACCTACTGCCAGGATGCGAGCAGCAGTGCCCCAATGAGTCCCGCTTCATCGCCGAGCAGCAAATACTTTCGCTCCAATTCCATATCGCTTAGTTTGCCCGAACTTAAATCGCACATGGCCAACTCGAAGAATCCTCTGTCGCTGGCGAAGCTCGCTTGGTCGCAGCTTAAGACGAAGCCCAGCAGTTTGGTGTTGAGTCGCTTGAGTGCAGCTCAGTCGCCGGCACGCACCTCCACAGTCACcgccagcagcagtagcagcagcagcagcaaccacaacagcagcagcagcaaccacaacagcagcagcagccacaatgtGCCGCCTAGCATTGATGCGAGCAACGTTGCCTTGCGCTTTGTGGACGCTCCGTTGCCATCGCCTGGTCCGCTGCTGGGCAAGACGCCGCTGGTGGATTACGCTGCCCCCCGCAAGACGCAGGACACTCAGGTGGTCATCACCAAAATGCACGAGGATCGTGTGGAGAACATTATTGTGGAGACGCCCGCCAAGCGTGCCAAGCTGCAGGCGAGTAATGATGTGGCCAGTggaagtggcagcaacaactcagCGTTTGCACTGCCCGCAACTgcgcagctgcaactgtttgGCGGCAACCACGAATTGCAGTCGAATAACAGCAACCTTACCGGCAACTACAGCGCCAAGGAGGAGCGTCTGCGTCGCTTCACCTCCTCGGGCGGCACCATGATACCGATCTCCGAGTGTCCCGAGCTCAACAACAGCCCGAAGATGATACGTACCCCGCTGCTCTCCGGCGGCAGCTTCCAGGAGATGTCGCCACGTCTGGCCGATGGCAAGGAACGCAAACTGTCGACACCCAGCAATGGTTTTCTACTCAACACCGGAGCTGGAGCAGCTTCGACGGCACCGCAGCACTTTCAGTTTCCGCCCATCAATTCAATCACCGCCTTCAATCCATTGACTCTTCCGCCcatgagcagcaacagcaacaatccGGTGGAATCCAACAAGGCCATTCCCTATGTGCCTGGCATTCCAGGACCTGGCAGCCTGTCGCTGTTGCCGCCACcacagcaactgcagttgcCAAGCACAGGACGTGGTCGCAGTCCCAATCGTAAGCAGCCCAGTCCGAACCTGTTGCCCGATGCTCCGCTTAAGGCTTTGTCACCGTTTGGTGGCGTTCAGAATCTGCCCAGCGAGTTCAGTCGCCAGCCACCGACGCCGGCACAACGCAATGCGCTGCAGTGGAACAGCAACAaggcagcagccgcagctccaacagctgctgcaaagCAACCTTTCAATTTTCTGCGCATGGCGGACAATGTGAAGGCAACGCCGGAGCAAGCTGCCATCGCTGTGCCTGAGGTGCGACACTTTAACTTTGACAATGTGCACAagacacagcagcaacagcagcagcaggaggcgCTGGCGCCGCTGCACGTGGACACACCCGAGGAGTCAACCAgcgctgccaacaacaacacctcGACCAGCACTGGGGCCAAATCAAAGTTTCTGCGTCCCACAAGTCTGCCCCTGAAGCCGGGCACTTTTACGCCGAAGCGTCATCATGGCATCACACCGACAGCGAATACGCTGCCCTTGATCTCACCGGAAACACCGCGTCCCTCGAAGTCGTGTGTGCAGCTGTATCTCAATGGACACGCCTACACGTATCTGGGTCTCAAGTGCAGCACCAAGATGTTCTACTGCACCGTCAACTGTCCGCAGCCTTCGTATGTCGCCGGCATGCACAAGTTGTCCATGTACAGCGTGTGGCAGGTCTGTGAGGAGAATCAACCGCATCCGTTGGGCTTCAAGCCCAAACAGGTAATGGCTTTGTATGATTCACGACAGAAGCTCCTGGGTAGCAGCTCTTCCATGGCCATGGCGGGAGCTGGCAAGATGCTCTATTCGGTGGTCAGTTCACAGCAGACTGTCAGCACTTGCTCCACCACGGCAAATGGACAGAGCAAGTTCTATCAGCATCAGCTGAAGCAGGCGGCGCCAGCGATTGCCACGTTGAGCGAGGCGAATGTCGCTGCCAAGGCGAGCGAAGAGGCGGCTGCCAAGAAACTGGAGACGGGACAATTGCTGGTCGGTGGCTACGAGTCGCATGAGGATTACACCTACATTCGTGGACGTGGTCGCGGTCGTTACGTCTGCTCCGAGTGCGGCATTCGCTGCAAGAAGCCATCGATGCTCAAGAAGCACATTCGCACGCACACCGATGTGCGTCCCTTCACCTGCAGCCACTGCAACTTCAG CTTCAAGACGAAAGGCAATCTCACCAAGCACATGCAGTCAAAGACCCACTTCAAGAAGTGCATTGAGCTGGGCATCAATCCGGGTCCGATGCCCGCCGATGGTGAATTCctcgatgtcgatgtggaaTTCGATCAGCAATCTTCGACTTCAGCGGGTGGACGCACTTCCTCCATGGCCGGCGAATCGGACTCTGATGACTACAGCGACAACGAGTCCGAGAGCAGCG ACACAGACGAGTCGAAGTCGCGACAGAAGGAGCATGAGGCAGCGCGTGGTCTGCTCTCCTTATCCATGACACCGCCAATACCGCAAAGTGTTTCTCCCTATCCGGCACAGCTGCAGGACACGCCGGTGCCAGCCGCCAGTCCGGCCAACAGCATTGGCTCCTCggcgggcagcagcagcgccgcAGGAAGCTCGCAACCGAAACGTCTGGTCTGCTCGTTTACGTCGCCAAAGCCGCCGTTTGACTACCAGAAGCAAGAACAGTATTACTCCAATCCGGAGGAGTCAAAACCCAAGCGTGGCGTGCCCAGTGACGAGAGCAGCGCACCCATGGACCTAACCAAGCCACGATCCGCAGCCACACCAATTGTAGCTGCTGCCGTGGTGCctgttgccacgcccatggAACAAGTGCTGCCCAAATCGCAGGCACAGCAGATGCGTGACGTCATCTTTGGGGCGGGCAACAATGAGTGCGGGTTCATGAAGACGCTGATCTCGGTGTCGGACAAGGTGCGCATCTCTGCCGAAATGGAGGAGCAAGCAAAACGCGAAACCGAAGGCGGCGGCGATGATGTGCTGCTGCAGACCTACATCAAGGAGCAGGCGCTGCAGTATGCCAAGATGAAACAGagtcagttcagtcgcagttATCTGGCCACGAGCAACacaagcagcggcagcatcaCAACaaccagctgcagcagcagcaacacaacaatggtgagcagcagcagcgtaaGCAGTCAGCCAAAGCCAGCGTTGATTATCACCGAGCTGCCCAGCATTGAGGTGCATGAGGTAAAGACACCCGAACCGGAGACGCCTCCAATTATGCCACTCAAGGCCTCCGCCAGCGAGGAGGACGAAGCTAATACGCCAGCGGACCAAGAGCAAAAGCCAGCTGTGGTCAGCACCGCAGCAATTGTCTCGCAGCCAGAAGCGCAGCAACATGCAGCACACAATGCTAATCTGCCGGCTGCAGTGCAGCAACCGGATGCCAACGACTTTAGCGGCGTGCttagcggcaacaacagcaataatgcagcatcagcagcaactgcgCCAGCGGCACGAACTGTCATCGTTGGCGAGGATGGcttcaaaacaacaacagcgacaccAACGAGCAGCAGTGCAGCCACTGAGCTGCCCACAGCTGCCGTCTCTGTGGCCTCGGGCAGCTTTGCGGGTCGCGTTGgtccaccgccgccgccgccgatGGCGAGCGATGCACGGCCCACGTGCAGCATCTGCAACAAGCAGTTCCAGCGACAGCATCAACTGACGCTGCACATGAACATTCACTACATGGAGCGCAAGTTCAAGTGCGAGCCGTGCAGCATCTCGTTTCGCACTCAGGGCCATCTGCAGAAGCACGAACGCTCCGAGGCGCACAAGAACAAGGTGATGATGACATCGACGTTCGGTGTGCCCACGACATCGAATCCGCGTCCCTTCGAGTGCACCGATTGCAAGATCGCCTTTCGCATCCACGGCCATCTGGCCAAGCATTTGCGCTCCAAGACGCATGTGCAGAAGCTGGAGTGTCTGCAGAAGTTGCCATTCGGCACCTATGCGGAGATTGAACGTGCCGGCATCAGTTTAACTGAGATCGATACCAGCGACTGCGACAATTCGCTGATATCGCTCAAATTGCTGGCACAGAAGCTGCTCGAAAAGGATCCCAACAAGCTGAGCAGCTACACAACGCCATCGGGCATGCTGCAGCTGGGCTCCGATGCTCCGGCCGCCGGTCAAGACAGCGCTTCGGAGGATGGCTTCAGTGCAGCAAATAGCGCAGCAGCCTCGGCGATTGCATCGCTGGATAACGACAGTGCTGGGAATACGCCACAGCGTGCCAGCTCAATGAGTGAGGATGAGACGTTGGCCAATGGGCTGACGCACAGTTTGAAGCGTCGACTGCCTGGCAGCAGTTTCAGCAGCAATGGCGACGAGAGCGATAATCCGCTCGAAGGCGCCGAGAAACGGGCGCGCAGCAACACCAACGAACTCAATATGCCatcggcagcggcagcagcaacagcgacagcagcagcggcggcagcagcagccagcaactgA